Below is a genomic region from Asterias amurensis chromosome 4, ASM3211899v1.
TCCACGCAGGCATTTGAGTGTTGTGCAAACACAATATGTATATTTGACTTGCACTTGATCGTTGTTCAAATACAATAATGTAAATATTTGACTTAAATTACTGTCTAATGATGGCTGCGGGAACACGTCACCAATGTGTAACATCGTAGGTAACCACCAGAGTACTTCATTGAAGGAATACATTTGAATCTCGCTAAAAATGTACTCATCAAATGTAACGATGAACCGGTAAACTGCCGAGTAACTATGACCAACTTTGACGAGTTTCCTGTATCACGCAACCGATGTGATGTACTGGGCAATATGTCATCGCCATTGCCCGAGGACGACAGTCACGAGAGGCCTGCCACGTCTGTAGAGCATGTCCTGGTCATCTGCCTCATCTACGGTCCCATTGTCCTGGTGACAGTGGCCGGCAATGTCATCGTCATCGTCGCTTTTGTATGCGATCCCGCCATACGTTGCCGGGTCTCCAACTTGTACATCTTAAACCTCTCCGTAGCGGACCTCGTGATCGGTTTGGTTTGCATGGGAGTGAATTTCGTCTGGCTACTCACCGGTGTCTGGCCAATGGGCATGATACCTTGTCTAATCTACCTCGTGGTGGATTTCGTTTCATCTTACATGTCAGTTCTGGCTGTTGTTTTAATCAGCTTGGATCGTTATCGCCTGGTTACTCTCAAGCTTCGGTATCTTTACGTCCAGACGCGACGCAGGGCACTGGTCTCCATCTCCTGTTGCTGGTGTTTCTGCTTGGTTTTCTATCCAGGCATCATAATTGGCTGGTCCCCCGTCACCGGGGAGCGTAACGTAGATTACAGCGTTAACTGTGACGTAGAGTTTTACGGGAACACGTACTTGAACGTGATGTTGATACTCTTCGAGTTCGTTATACCATTTGCGGTTTTAATATACCTTAATGGAAAGCTATATATCGTTATACGAAGACGAGTCATGGGGTTCGTCTGGACTCACGGCCCTGAGAAAACAGTACAGACAGTTTCGACGGGGGCAATCGAGTTATCCATTTGGAGAGAAAGTCACTCCAATGGACCCCGACTTGGATTGCTCGGCAACCTTGTCCAAGGGTCTGTAGATTTAACACTGGTGTCAGTTGGTAGGTGTGCAGCTCCAACAGTGAATGAGGCAACAGTACCGGAAAAGGCAGTTTCTACATGCCGTGAGAAACGCCACAATGAAGGCGGCGAGTCGACGACATTTCACGGCCGTCCTAACAAGAACGAGTACTTGAAACACCGAAAGGCTGCCGTTACCCTTAGCCTGATTGTTGGTGTTtacgccctctgttggctgCCATTTTGCGTCAAGAATATCATTGTGACTTTCTGTGGGCCCATCGACAGATACGCTGCAGAGGTTTTGGATAACTTACTGTGGTGCAACAGCACTATCAACCCTCTCCTTTATGCCATGTAAAGCCCAAGGTATAGAAGGTTCTTCGTCAGTGTATTCCGAAGGTTGTGCTGCTGAAGATGTAGAAGTCAGTAACATAATGATTTGGAGCTGCGTTTATTAGTATTACAAAGCTGGACTTGTTATTTATACTGAATTGTCGAATTAAATAAAGCTTGTGCCGTGGGGAATTAACTGTGGCATGTGTGGCAGGGATATTCTATCCCCCGCAGAATCTGTCCCCCatacggcgaactgtgtacaaacttcttctgatagcgccctctcttgaaacaCACCCTCCTTGAGCACACGTTATTTCCCCATAAGGGAgacagaatctccggcggacagatttccctgggaCACAGGCACCCATTCTGGAGTGGCTTATCATGGGTTATAATAATAGGCTCGAAACTTCACAACGAGACAGCAGATGTATACTTTTCCCCGTTTTACCTTTGCTTGAGAACATAGAGGAACGCGTATGCTTTCATAGCCTTGGCTTTTATCAGCACACATTTTACCAAAGTACACATTCTATATTATTTGTTACATCCCTGTGACACTATTTTCTTTCCTTTGACCCTGTGAGCCTCCCATATTCCttgtacaaaacaaattcattagGAGCACCACGGTCTATATATATACAATGTAAATAcccttttgttttcattgttgtttgttttccttttcccttTAAAGTATCCTTTTGTTTTGTCCCCGATACCGAAGTTAGCGAATATTTAAACAACGGGTTTCAACTATTAACGCATAACCTTTTCTTCATAGTAGGCCTATACAGAGTTCGATCCGAGACCGTAAAATTGCCCACGTGCAGTTTGTTTTTACACCAGCCTACAAAATCCGCACTTTCCCCTCCCCCATGGCACAAGCAAGCCAAGCTTTATAGCAATCCCACCCTCTTAACATCACTCGGTATTAGTTTACCGGAACTTTGCACCATAAATACATCATCTGTTTGAGCGAGAGTGCAAACTCCATTGAAATCGTTGACAACATTTAACAAGGCAGTCCCTCCTCCCTTACTCAAAATCGCAACAGACTTTGTAAAAAGAAACCCCGGTTTCCACTGGCTGCAATACAGTGTCACAAATTACTGCTGTCGTCACGATGccgcaaataattattttcatccCGTCATGGCCTGTTCTTTTGTCACGTTCTACAGCAAAGCTACAAGGACATCCTTTACCCATGTGACTGTCAGGATAGTTCAATACAATTCGTAAATATAAAAAAGTGCGGTACACTTTTTAGTATGTCATTCTTCTCATGTTTTAGTAGGCCTATCAACAATTATTACTAAAAAAGACAAGTGAGTAGCGTGCGTGGTCAGATTAAaagcacattattattattgcccaGTTTGGCCTTGGTTTCTTGGTTGACTTGATGACCAAAGCATATGGGTTCAGGCTTTGAAGAGCGTGTACTATTAATATAGTACTATGTAATAACACCGCagtattatcataaaaacacGAGTTGGGACGGTTCCAGACAAAACTACACACAAATGGAATAAAGGTGggatttgttaaagacactggacactattggtaattgtcaaagacaagtcttcatatgcataaaataactatgaaagaaaaaaataccctcctcaaacgaagttgtgtgctttcaggtgcttgatttcgagacctcaaaatctaattccgaggtctcgaaatcttaTTTGtggaatttacttctttctcgaaaattatgtcaCTTCAGTTTcgcacaattttgtatactatcaacctctccccagtactcaTTACCAAGGTTCTGTGCTaagatttattttgagtaattaccaatagtgtccctttAAGTAGATGAGTGTCAATTgaatataaaatacaaaacgGGATGATCAATTCTATTGTACTCTTTCCTGCGTCAGTTTGCCAACTATAACTGTTGAACGTAACTATagtatattcattttgtttttttacccatatagaccgatgtgtgttagcactgtatactcagtacttacccgagttctgtgaaaaaaaaaatcacaggcatattgctcgagtgggatttgaaccacaaCCTTGCAAAACTAGATTCTAGACCAgttagagcagtgtcataccaaccagaccacagagattgcccGATGGCTAgatgcagttcgaatcctatgttttagcaaaTTTAGCATATTTACTTATAGTAATTGTGTAATAGTTGTACAAATGTACCCATTTGGTAAAGTAGAGGTAACAAATCCCAATGATAACAGAACATTTAGTCATTGCATACATAGAAGtaggttttaaaggcactagacactattactaaaaataattgttagcataaaaacggctccccctgaagtaacgtagttttttagaaaaaaattaaggacttcagctgaagccttttataactAATTAGGCATGCTGaagcaaaacaatattttgcgCAACAATGGTGTTGATTCATTCATTGTTCTCTGGCAatttcgactaccaattgagtcaaaatcttcacaaatttgttattagtgttgggacacaccaagcgagaatactggtctttgacaaataccaaacagTCCATCGCTTTGGAATGGTGTTTCCAGTGAGAAGGAAAGTGAATGCAGATTTCTGAAGGGcgagacaaaaaataaacatattttgaacaaaaatatgATGAAGAAACCATTAGCAGTCGTGCTTATAGGCCTCTGTCTTACCACATATAAACTGCATGCTCAGCACAGAACAAAAACTTTGCGTAATGCAAACAGGGTTAGTTGGGTCTGGGTTTTATGAAATGTGTTTGATAGCGACTTGAAAAACTGCTCCACATGTTAACGGACGCCAATCTAAATCACATCACATGCCCACAGCATTTTGACACCTATAACCAATTATTCATGCACCGCAAAGCCTACTCAGCCGAGAATGTTTAATTGATGTCTGTACGTTGCTCGTGGGTTGGTCATTACGTCGGCACACGCCACACGTGACGCCTGTATCCAATTAAATCCACTCATTACAAAAATATGGGCCACGCTTCTCCAATCAGACTTAATGACACCACGAGACGATACCTTTCTCTTTGATGACACCAATCCAGTCGCCGTTATTGTTTAGAGCCACACTGCTATGATTACAGCCTCGGTTCGTTATtggcttcctccatggtttagtGCAAGGCGCAAACatatgtttgttgtttattgttgtgCAATTATTATTCTTCGTTAATGCCATCGGACGGAAGCGGCCACTTCGGGCCTGGGCCATCTGGATTTGTGATTGACAGTTATTTCAACCTCCCTTTGTTATATTGCGCACAACACCCTGGGGCGGTCACACTGCGCCAATACTGGTGCAATAACTTTTCACGTGTAAGAGAAGCGTATATTATGTAGAGACCAGTAGTATACATATGTACACGGCACATGTTGCGGTTCATTATTGAACACGCTCGCGGATTAGCAGTTACAAAAACGTTGCCGCTCCACTGCTGATAGACAGTTAAGCGTTAAGAGGGACCCAGGGTGTCGTTTGTGTGCATCAAGAGGTGTGAGTTTCATCCATCAAAGTGACACTGGTCACCGACCGTACTTCGGCTCCTGCTGTGCCGTGATTTCGGCCAAAGTTATCCCGTACACTGGGCTCTTTCAGACGGGGGGACCTCTACGGACGCTGTGCGTCTGTTATCGGCACTGCACACAAAACCAGTCTTTGAGAGACCAGCTAAAGTTTTTTTGCCATTGAACTCGAGAGTATTGAACCCATTTGAAGATTTCGCTTTGATGGTTGAAGCTGGTTCACTGGTGGACCGATCTAAGCTAACACAGAGAAAGTAACTCCACCACATCTGGACTAGAAAACATTTAAAGTTTTAAAGTGGAAAAAGACATGGCTAAGATGACTGAAAACGACTCCCTTTCTCAGATGCTGGATGAGCCACTGACGACTGAGTTCCGATTTGACGATATGAACCAGAGGATCGTAGTGGCCTGTCTGTTCGCTCTGATCTCCGCCCTCGGTACGGTGGGGAACAGTCTGGTCATCGTCGCCGTGATCCTGTCGCGAAAGCTCCGCACGGCCACCAACGTCTTCGTGGTCAACCTCAGCCTGGCGGACTTATTCACCAGCTTGATCCTACCGTGGAACGTTGTGGCGTTGCTCAGTCCGGACGGATGGCCGATCGACGGGGCGTTTTGTGCCGTCGCCGCGGTCGTTCTCTTCACGTGTGTGAGCTGCAGTGTCTACACCCTCGCCGCGATCGCCATCAACCGGTTCGTGATCATCACACGACCCATGCATAAGTACAAGACGTACTATAGCAAGTGGAAGCTGGTAGTCATGGTCATCGGAACGTGGGGGATCTCGTTCTTCATTGCAACAATTCCTCTCATCTTCGGGCTCGGGGAACTTGGGTACGATGTTAAATACGGAACGTGTACTCATAAGACATCCCATCATCTCTCGGACTACTACAGTATGGCACAGTCTTTGCTTATCTATCCCATCCCGATGACCACTATTGTTGTGTGCTACATTGCTGTTTTCAGGCATGTCCGGAACCATGCTAAGAATATCACGGAGCAGTCGGATTCCTCATCGACCCAGTCTCAGTTCACTCACCCCGTGCGTAGAGAGAGCAGCCACCGACAGAGCATCAGCAGGAGGCAAGTCGAGATCACCAAGAACCTGTTCTACGTTGTGTGTGCTTTCTTTCTGTGCATCACACCGTATTGTGCCGCTCTTGTCATACCGAAGAGCGAGCCGTTCATCCCGTGGGCCGGGGCGATCATCCTCCTCAACAGCTGCATCAACCCGGTCATCTACGCCACCAAGCACCCGTACTTTAAGCAGGTGATCAAGGCAATACTTTGCTGCAAACTGTCGTCCATTCCCGAACCGTCAAGCTGTTTGCGTTCGTCTCAAACCCGATGGAAGCCGAGATGACTAGATACAGAAAACAATTCCACTCTCAATCGACAAACACTGAGAAAAGATATGTACTGAAAGAACGCACTGCCCATTCGTAAATGGGTAAGTCATAGACGAATAGATCCTGGAAATCGGGAAGGGTCCAGGTAAAACAGCCGACCAACTCTGTGACAAAACCATGCAGAAAATAGAGCCAACTATGCAACAAAATCTCTGAACAAAACTGATTTCGATCACCATTTTGTTGAATGTTAACTATAGTGATGTTGTACTTTTGTAATTAAATCAGGGTATCTTTTTTATAATGTGAGCTTTCTGGGCCGTTGAAAAAAGTACTCAGTCGTTGTATATAGAACACCATTAGACTAGGCTTTGCTTTGGTTGTTGCCGttaaagtgtacatttttataCGTCTTCAAAACTCCAAGACACATCAGTTATTGGCTTTAAGCCagtttgagatatggtggacacgaTACTATAACACTGTAAGGTTTGggtaattgtacatgtacacccaaaCCATAAGGCTATGGGTGCTGTCAAAATTGCTGGTGCTAAAACATGGTATCGGATAAAGTATGGAGAAATAAACATTAGTTTCTTGCTCTGTTATATTGATCTACGTAGCCTAATTATAATTGATTCAAGATACAACATGATTTGTTCAAATTGCCAAACTCATACGTGTGTGTGAacactctttgaatcaagataatgtatGGCAGTGTTGCAAAACGACTGTTGAATTGAACCTGATGTATGCATTATTTGAAGGGGTTACAGCATGAGAAACTATGTAAtctaaagtcagtggacactattggtaattggtcaaaataatttttagcataaaacctttcttggtgagaagtaatggggagaggttgatggtatgaaacattgtgagaaaaggctcgcTCTaaggtgccatagttttcgagaaagaagtaattttccacaagtttgatttcgagacctcagatttagaacttgaggtctcgaaatcaaccatcttaacgcacacaactttgtgtgacaagcttggtttttttcttattatctcgcaacttcgttgaccgattgagctcaaattgtcataggttagttatttaatgcatatgttgagatacaccaactgtgaaggctagtcgttgacaattacaaatagtgtccactgcctttaatgctgaCTTGGAGCATATAGAATGCAGGTTTACACTATTTCGTTCACAAGGGAATTGGGTACGTACATATGTTACCCATTACTCAATGTCAATCGGTTGATGAAGCCGTTTACAATAATACAATACTGGTAATCCGTCCTATTATTTAAGTAACTAACAAGTAAATTCAGGTATAGGGCACACATGGAGATCTGATCTTGCTTGATGGGACAACCCAACCAAAACAAGAGAAATATCAAAGAGTAAAAAATGCAATATTTCAGGAATGAAACTTCTAAGAACAATTTCTCTTTGTTTTCATGACCtgataaattaaaattgtacaGTAATTTCGCATTTGCTTCAAAGACGATGGACATGGTTCCTCCATGGTATAGAACGATGTACATGATTGACAATGCAGCTGCAGCAAGCTCTGATTATTTTTGCTCGCTATCTAAACATCTGGGGCATCCAACAAAAAGTCTTATCTTAAAACCAAAGAGCACGAACCATTTAAGATGCTTTCATGAGTGTATAAGCAGTGAAGTTCATTCAGGAATTACTCGTTATTCAATCTTAACAAAGATGCGTTATCTGAGAGAATTTCTGCTATGCAATTAAAAGCTCATAGATAACGGGCATTTATGGAGATTCCAGTTACATCACTGAATCTGTGATTGCCGGCGGGCAAACAATTAGTTTTGTATACTCCACAACATCAACACATGCACATCGTATTACTTTATATGGACAAGGTGGGTTGTCGCTGTAGTCTTTCATTCAAGACCTTCATCGTTTGGGTACTGTAACGTTCTCAATCAAATTAGTTTTGATGTGAATCTAGGCAAGGGTGGGACTGTTGAGTGCTCCGGGAAATGCAAAATGGGTTCTTTAGTTACTTTTCTTCAGAAGACAATTCGATTGTTTTAAGTGTAGATTGATTGAGGCTGGCTCCGACCATGCCCCACCCACAATTACTGATCAACTGAATGTATTGTGCTAAACGTACGCCCACTTTTAAGAGTTCActtaaaatgttcctactttaaAGACTTAATCCCTTTAAGTTTAATTTGTGTTACTTTGAAGCAATGTTTGTAGGGTTGGTTCACTGTGTACCGAACGTTTCCCTAAGTAAGCATCAGGACATATGATTTGTTTCATAATTAATTGAATGGCATTCGAAACAACAATAATGCGGTCTGTAGGTCTATCTCTCTATAaagtcaaacaaattgtttatttcgattgctacactaaaaaaaaaaacgcatacAAAAAAGCACACTATCTGACAATACATAataattgaaaacaattttcgttGATAAAACCAGGACCAGATGCCAATTTGCACAACCTGGCAGGAATTTATATTGAAAATTCATGAATGCAAATAAGTTCATGCCTTTATCTTGATTGTTTGTATTGGCAGCTCATGGGGGTTATTTGGCAGTGGCACAAaataagcaaaacgacattgaCCCCTAGATGTGATGAGTCTTTAttgtattttaatttattgaatATTTTGAAATATGTTTCCTTGTACAGTgtagattgttttgttttgcttatgtGA
It encodes:
- the LOC139935908 gene encoding LOW QUALITY PROTEIN: histamine H3 receptor-like (The sequence of the model RefSeq protein was modified relative to this genomic sequence to represent the inferred CDS: substituted 1 base at 1 genomic stop codon); translation: MTNFDEFPVSRNRCDVLGNMSSPLPEDDSHERPATSVEHVLVICLIYGPIVLVTVAGNVIVIVAFVCDPAIRCRVSNLYILNLSVADLVIGLVCMGVNFVWLLTGVWPMGMIPCLIYLVVDFVSSYMSVLAVVLISLDRYRLVTLKLRYLYVQTRRRALVSISCCWCFCLVFYPGIIIGWSPVTGERNVDYSVNCDVEFYGNTYLNVMLILFEFVIPFAVLIYLNGKLYIVIRRRVMGFVWTHGPEKTVQTVSTGAIELSIWRESHSNGPRLGLLGNLVQGSVDLTLVSVGRCAAPTVNEATVPEKAVSTCREKRHNEGGESTTFHGRPNKNEYLKHRKAAVTLSLIVGVYALCWLPFCVKNIIVTFCGPIDRYAAEVLDNLLWCNSTINPLLYAMXSPRYRRFFVSVFRRLCC
- the LOC139936582 gene encoding 5-hydroxytryptamine receptor 4-like, whose protein sequence is MAKMTENDSLSQMLDEPLTTEFRFDDMNQRIVVACLFALISALGTVGNSLVIVAVILSRKLRTATNVFVVNLSLADLFTSLILPWNVVALLSPDGWPIDGAFCAVAAVVLFTCVSCSVYTLAAIAINRFVIITRPMHKYKTYYSKWKLVVMVIGTWGISFFIATIPLIFGLGELGYDVKYGTCTHKTSHHLSDYYSMAQSLLIYPIPMTTIVVCYIAVFRHVRNHAKNITEQSDSSSTQSQFTHPVRRESSHRQSISRRQVEITKNLFYVVCAFFLCITPYCAALVIPKSEPFIPWAGAIILLNSCINPVIYATKHPYFKQVIKAILCCKLSSIPEPSSCLRSSQTRWKPR